A window of Hevea brasiliensis isolate MT/VB/25A 57/8 chromosome 14, ASM3005281v1, whole genome shotgun sequence contains these coding sequences:
- the LOC110659801 gene encoding probable indole-3-acetic acid-amido synthetase GH3.1, with translation MAVDDALSSPLGPPACEKDAKALQFIEEMTRNADLVQEKVLAEILNRNKHVEYLKRFKLDGATDKDTFKSKIPMITYDDLQPDIQRIANGDRSAILSAHPISEFLTSSGTSAGERKLMPTIQEELDRRQLLYSLLMPVMNLYVPGLDKGKGLYFLFIKSETKTPGGLLARPVLTSYYKSDHFKTRPYDPYNVYTSPNEAILCADSFQSMFTQMLCGLLERQQVLRVGAVFASGLLRAIRFLQLNWRDLALDIESGTLNKRVTDPCLRDCMVKILKPNPELAEFIRFQCSKENWEGIITRIWPNTKYLDVIVTGAMAQYIPTLDYYSGGLPLACTMYASSECYFGLNLNPMCKPSEVSYTIMPNMAYFEFLPHEPHSAGLTCDSPPKLVDLVDVELGKEYELVITTYAGLCRYRVGDILRVTGFHNSAPQFHFVRRKNVLLSIDSDKTDEAELQKAVENASQLLREYNTSVVEYTSYADTKTIPGHYVIYWELLIKDSTNSPSEKVLSECCVAMEESMNSVYRQGRVADNSIGPLEIRVVKNGTFEELMDYAISRGASINQYKVPRCVNFTPIMELLDSRVVSRHFSPSLPHWTPERRRL, from the exons ATGGCTGTTGATGATGCTCTTTCATCGCCCTTGGGTCCTCCAGCGTGCGAGAAGGATGCGAAAGCTCTTCAATTCATTGAGGAAATGACTAGAAATGCTGACTTGGTTCAAGAGAAAGTCTTGGCTGAAATCTTGAACCGAAACAAGCATGTTGAATACTTGAAAAGGTTCAAATTGGATGGAGCCACTGATAAAGATACGTTCAAGTCTAAGATACCCATGATTACCTACGATGATCTTCAGCCTGATATCCAACGTATCGCTAATGGAGATCGCTCTGCTATCTTGTCAGCTCACCCCATTTCTGAATTCCTCACTAG TTCTGGCACATCAGCTGGTGAAAGAAAACTCATGCCAACAATTCAAGAAGAGCTGGATCGTAGGCAATTATTGTATAGTCTTCTCATGCCAGTGATGAACCT GTACGTGCCTGGCTTGGATAAAGGCAAAGGCCTATATTTCCTGTTCATCAAATCTGAAACAAAGACCCCTGGTGGGCTCCTGGCTCGTCCTGTGCTTACTAGCTACTACAAGAGTGACCACTTCAAGACCCGACCCTATGATCCCTACAATGTCTACACTAGCCCCAACGAGGCCATTCTCTGTGCAGACTCCTTCCAAAGCATGTTCACCCAGATGCTATGCGGCCTCCTGGAGCGCCAACAAGTTCTCCGTGTTGGTGCAGTATTCGCATCTGGCCTTCTCCGAGCCATCAGGTTTCTTCAGCTGAACTGGCGAGACCTTGCTCTGGATATCGAGTCAGGGACGCTAAACAAGCGTGTTACTGACCCTTGTCTAAGAGATTGCATGGTCAAGATCCTGAAACCCAATCCAGAGCTTGCAGAGTTTATCAGATTCCAGTGTTCGAAGGAGAATTGGGAAGGGATTATTACAAGAATTTGGCCTAACACTAAATACCTGGACGTGATTGTCACTGGAGCCATGGCTCAGTATATCCCTACCTTGGATTACTACAGCGGTGGCTTACCATTAGCCTGCACCATGTATGCCTCTTCAGAATGTTACTTTGGGTTAAACCTCAACCCAATGTGCAAACCATCAGAAGTTTCCTATACAATCATGCCAAACATGGCCTACTTCGAGTTTTTGCCCCACGAACCTCACTCAGCCGGTTTGACTTGTGACTCACCTCCCAAACTCGTTGACCTTGTTGATGTTGAATTGGGTAAAGAATACGAGCTTGTTATCACCACCTACGCAGGTTTGTGCAGGTACCGAGTTGGTGACATCCTCCGAGTCACCGGGTTCCACAACTCAGCTCCTCAGTTCCATTTCGTTCGAAGAAAGAACGTGTTACTCAGTATCGATTCGGACAAAACTGACGAGGCTGAGTTACAAAAAGCGGTTGAGAACGCGTCACAACTCCTACGTGAATACAACACAAGCGTAGTTGAATACACGAGTTACGCAGATACAAAGACGATTCCAGGTCACTACGTGATATACTGGGAGTTGTTGATCAAAGACTCAACGAACTCACCGAGCGAGAAAGTACTGAGTGAGTGCTGCGTTGCAATGGAAGAATCGATGAACTCAGTGTACAGACAAGGGCGAGTTGCAGATAACTCAATAGGTCCACTAGAGATACGAGTAGTGAAAAATGGAACATTTGAAGAGCTAATGGATTATGCAATATCAAGAGGAGCATCCATCAACCAGTATAAGGTTCCAAGGTGTGTGAATTTTACACCAATCATGGAGCTTCTTGATTCCAGGGTGGTATCTAGACATTTTAGCCCAAGTTTGCCTCACTGGACCCcagaaagaagaaggttatga